One Fibrobacter sp. UWP2 genomic region harbors:
- the ispD gene encoding 2-C-methyl-D-erythritol 4-phosphate cytidylyltransferase has protein sequence MDSNSFKGKFAAVLPAGGLGKRMGGNIPKQLMEMGGKPVYRYSLETFLHMDEFAEVVMAVPADWKDHFEKDFSHPKLKIVVGGAERWQSVRNGVEALTSGAEYALVHDVARPFISEEIIRDVCKTLVEKGACLVAKPAVDTIKVAADGLVKQTIDRRTVWLAQTPQAARISLLKSLYKRIDAEPLGFTPTDEASILEHFGEAVYIVKGNAANDKLTTPEDFKILSQLA, from the coding sequence ATGGACAGCAATTCTTTCAAAGGCAAGTTCGCGGCAGTCCTCCCTGCCGGGGGACTCGGCAAGCGCATGGGCGGGAACATCCCAAAACAACTCATGGAAATGGGCGGCAAGCCCGTCTACCGTTACAGCCTCGAGACGTTCCTCCACATGGACGAATTCGCGGAAGTCGTGATGGCAGTGCCCGCCGACTGGAAGGACCATTTTGAAAAGGATTTTTCTCACCCCAAACTGAAAATCGTCGTGGGTGGCGCCGAACGATGGCAGTCCGTAAGGAACGGAGTCGAGGCCCTCACAAGCGGAGCCGAATACGCACTGGTCCACGACGTGGCGCGCCCCTTCATCAGCGAAGAAATCATCCGCGACGTATGCAAAACTTTAGTTGAAAAGGGCGCATGCCTCGTAGCAAAACCTGCAGTCGACACAATCAAGGTTGCCGCCGATGGTTTGGTCAAACAGACCATCGACCGCCGCACCGTTTGGCTTGCACAAACTCCGCAAGCCGCTCGCATTTCTCTTTTGAAATCACTCTACAAGCGAATCGACGCGGAGCCCCTCGGCTTCACGCCCACCGACGAAGCAAGCATTTTAGAGCATTTCGGCGAAGCCGTCTACATCGTGAAGGGCAATGCCGCAAACGACAAGTTGACGACACCAGAAGATTTCAAAATACTATCGCAACTCGCGTAG